A single region of the Paraburkholderia sprentiae WSM5005 genome encodes:
- the rimP gene encoding ribosome maturation factor RimP codes for MQLTELIETTVVGLGYELVDLERTGRGMLCIYIDQPAGIAIEDCEKVTRQLQHVLTVENIDYERLEVSSPGLDRPLKKLADFERFAGSEAVITLKKPFDGRKSYRGILHAPRGETIGLEFEGKEGAAMLDFTLADMDKARLVPKVDFRSRKQ; via the coding sequence GTGCAACTGACGGAACTGATTGAAACCACGGTCGTGGGACTCGGCTACGAGCTCGTCGATCTCGAGCGCACCGGGCGCGGCATGCTGTGTATCTATATCGACCAGCCGGCCGGCATCGCAATCGAAGACTGCGAGAAAGTCACGCGTCAGCTCCAGCACGTTCTGACGGTCGAAAATATCGATTACGAGCGGCTCGAAGTATCGTCACCCGGTCTCGACCGCCCGCTGAAAAAACTGGCGGATTTTGAACGTTTCGCGGGCAGCGAAGCGGTTATCACACTGAAAAAGCCATTTGACGGTCGGAAATCGTACCGGGGCATTTTGCATGCTCCGCGGGGCGAGACGATCGGTCTCGAATTTGAAGGAAAAGAAGGCGCCGCGATGCTCGATTTCACGCTCGCGGACATGGACAAGGCGCGCCTTGTTCCGAAAGTTGACTTTAGGAGCCGCAAACAATGA
- the rluB gene encoding 23S rRNA pseudouridine(2605) synthase RluB, which translates to MTHTHDTDSSESERPVPSTRTDERTTQASAGEGERPAHGAEADGEERPRRGLRRGPRSLIARRRAGAKTKAAEGAPAQGAPVVAETPPDGEVVAQVRTPRKDAGAKQGGRRNPGGAKREGASREGQRERQSQSREGQREGQREGQRQNRRGADASAATEPAQDDLFSYVTSPAFDADNGTTGGVRAPMLRRGKVAGPKRVLSPDEDAPKLHKVLAEAGMGSRRDMEELIIAGRVSVNGEPAHIGQRIMPTDQVRINGKPVKRKIAGKPPRVLLYHKPTGEIVSHADPEGRPSVFDKLPPMKTAKWVAVGRLDFNTEGLLMLTTSGDLANRFMHPRYSVEREYAVRVVGELAEGMRQKLLHGVELEDGPANFLRIRDGGGEGTNHWYHVALAEGRNREVRRMFEAAGLMVSRLIRTRHGPISLPRGLKRGRWEELEDNQVRALMASVGLKAPTEEHGSRNAAPERRQPDPMQTSMGFINREPVLMSHSRFEQQPRGQGRRGSAGGGFGAGMGSGTGFGAGVSNRGTGGQRGRDVDGNRAPSPNGNRARTGGKRAGAAGNSGGSGNRGGNANRAGGNAGPGGANRGGGTARGRSRSR; encoded by the coding sequence TTGACACATACCCACGACACCGATTCGTCCGAATCCGAGCGCCCCGTGCCGTCAACGCGGACCGACGAACGCACTACGCAAGCGTCCGCAGGCGAGGGCGAGCGCCCGGCTCACGGCGCGGAAGCAGACGGCGAAGAGCGTCCGCGCCGCGGTTTGCGTCGCGGGCCGCGCAGCCTGATCGCGCGACGCCGCGCCGGCGCGAAGACGAAGGCAGCCGAGGGCGCGCCCGCGCAAGGCGCACCGGTCGTCGCCGAAACGCCGCCGGACGGCGAGGTCGTCGCCCAAGTGCGCACTCCGCGCAAGGACGCGGGCGCCAAACAGGGCGGACGACGTAATCCGGGCGGTGCGAAGCGTGAGGGCGCATCACGTGAAGGCCAGCGCGAGCGTCAGTCTCAGTCGCGCGAAGGCCAGCGTGAAGGTCAACGCGAGGGCCAGCGCCAGAACCGTCGAGGGGCCGATGCGTCCGCGGCGACGGAGCCAGCTCAGGACGATCTGTTCTCATACGTGACGTCGCCCGCGTTCGATGCCGACAACGGCACGACCGGCGGCGTGCGCGCGCCGATGCTGCGCCGTGGCAAGGTGGCGGGACCGAAGCGTGTGCTGTCGCCCGACGAGGACGCGCCGAAGCTGCACAAGGTGCTCGCCGAGGCGGGCATGGGCTCGCGCCGCGATATGGAAGAGCTGATCATCGCCGGCCGCGTGTCGGTGAACGGTGAACCGGCGCACATCGGCCAGCGCATCATGCCGACCGACCAGGTCCGGATCAACGGCAAGCCGGTCAAGCGCAAGATTGCGGGCAAGCCGCCGCGCGTGCTGCTGTATCACAAACCGACCGGCGAAATCGTCAGCCACGCGGATCCCGAAGGCCGTCCGTCGGTGTTCGACAAGCTGCCGCCGATGAAGACCGCCAAGTGGGTCGCGGTCGGCCGTCTCGACTTCAACACCGAAGGTCTGCTGATGTTGACCACCTCGGGGGACCTCGCGAACCGCTTCATGCACCCGCGTTATAGCGTGGAACGCGAATACGCGGTGCGCGTCGTCGGCGAACTCGCGGAGGGCATGCGCCAGAAGCTACTTCACGGCGTCGAACTCGAAGACGGTCCGGCAAATTTCCTGCGCATCCGCGACGGCGGCGGCGAAGGCACCAATCACTGGTACCACGTCGCGCTCGCCGAAGGGCGAAATCGCGAAGTGCGCCGCATGTTCGAAGCGGCGGGCCTGATGGTCAGCCGGCTGATCCGCACGCGCCACGGCCCGATCTCGCTGCCGCGTGGTCTGAAGCGCGGCCGCTGGGAAGAACTCGAGGACAATCAGGTGCGCGCGCTGATGGCATCGGTCGGCCTGAAGGCGCCGACCGAGGAGCACGGCAGCCGCAATGCGGCGCCGGAGCGTCGTCAGCCGGATCCGATGCAGACGTCGATGGGATTCATCAACCGCGAGCCGGTGCTGATGTCGCATAGCCGTTTCGAGCAGCAGCCCCGCGGACAGGGCCGCCGTGGCTCCGCAGGTGGCGGCTTCGGCGCGGGCATGGGGAGCGGCACTGGTTTCGGTGCGGGCGTGAGCAATCGCGGCACCGGCGGCCAACGCGGCCGCGACGTCGACGGCAATCGCGCGCCGTCGCCCAATGGCAACCGTGCGCGCACTGGCGGTAAGCGTGCCGGCGCGGCGGGCAACAGCGGTGGCAGCGGCAATCGTGGCGGCAACGCGAACCGCGCCGGCGGCAACGCGGGTCCAGGCGGCGCGAATCGTGGTGGCGGGACGGCCCGTGGTCGCTCGCGCAGCCGCTAA